GCACACTAAAGGAATGGAATCGAGACGCGCGTCGGCAATGGCGGTCACCAGGTTAGTCGCGCCCGGCCCGCTACAGGCGATGCAGACCGCCGGTTTCCCGCTGGTGCGCGCCATGCCCTGCGCCATAAATCCCGCGCCCTGCTCGTGACGAGCCAGTACGTGGCGAATGCGGGTGCTTTGGCTCAGGGCATTGTAGAGCGGCAGAACGGTGCCGCCAGGAATACCACTGACCGTTGTAATACCATGATGCTCCAGCATTTTTACAATCAGCTGAGCGCCGGTGATGCGTTGTGAGGGTGTGTCCGAAATTGCCATGCTCCAGTCCTTCTTATTAGCCGGTTCGCTTCTGGGCAGGCACTTAAAACAAGAAACCCCGCCCGGTTTGCGCCGGCGGGGTTTGGAATCGATGCGTTGATTCAGTCCCTACGGCGCATTGCCGACGACCACCACCACACGCACGACGACCACCGCGGCTGGTAGCGCGGTAACTAGTAGGGTCGAAGTCTGCAGGGAATGGGTCATGGGTTTCCTGAATCTTTGTTAAAAGTCGTTCTTGATAAAATCATACTCGCCGGCTTCGCACAACAGGATTTTTGCTGTCCGCTAAAAAACGAGTGAAACATCACATTTTTGTTCAATGCCGGCGGCGTAATTCTAACAGCAACGTGCGCCGCCTTTGCCCCCGTAGCGCGCATCCTGACGCTCGCGGAAAAACTCTTCATAGGTCATCGGCGTCTGCTCCGGGTGAGTCTGACGCATATGCTGCACGTAGTTGTCATAGTCGGGTACGCCGATCATCAGTTTTGCGGCCTGGCCGAGGTATTTACCGGCTTTAGCTAGATTATCGAACATGGTGTCTCCAGTAGATAGCCCCTCACCCCGACCCTCTCCCCAAAGGGGAGAGGGAGGAATAAAGAAACCCAAGCTATCCCCTTACCCAAAGGGGTGAGGGGAATAAAGAAGCCCGATTTATCCCCTCTCCCTCCCAGGGAGAGGGTTAGGGTGAGGGTAAAAATCAATGCACGCTTTTCGCCTGCGCCACAATCTCCCGGTAATTCTCCGGCATCGGCTCGTAGGGCGTTTCGCTCGACGTTGGTTTGTCAGACTTCAGCGCCTTGAGCGCGGTTTTCAACGAGAACCAGCCGAGCACCACAACCACTACCATAAAGAAGATTGTCAGCCCGGCATCCAGACGGTTATTGAACACCAGCTGAGTAAGCTGCGACTGGGTGTACTGCGCCGGAATATTGCCGCTGTCGATCATCGCCTGGAATTTGTTGGCGATGGCGAGGAAGCCCACTTTAGCATCAGAGCTAAACGCTTTCTGCCAGCCTGCCGTTAAGGTACAAACCAGCAGCCAGGCGGTTGGCATCAAAGCAACCCACGCATAGCGCTGCTTCTTCATCTTGAACAGCACAACCGCGCAGAGCATCAGCGCCATGCCTGCCAGCATCTGGTTGGCGATACCGAACAGCGGCCACAGCGTGTTAATGCCGCCCAGCGGATCGACCACGCCCTGGTGCAGGAAGTAGCCCCATGCCAGCACGCAAAGCCCGGTTGCCAGCAGGTTGGCCGGCAGCGAGTCGGTTCTTTTCAGTCCCGGAGAAATCACGCCCAGCAGGTCTTGCAGCATAAAGCGCGCCGCACGTGTCCCGGCATCCACCGCCGTCAGGATAAACAGCGCTTCAAACAGAATGGCAAAGTGATACCAGAAAGAGACGTCCATCAGCCCGCCCAGCGCGCCGTGCAGAATGTACGCCATGCCCACTGCAAGCGTTGGAGCCCCACCGGCGCGGGAGATAATGCTCTGCTCGCCCACTTCATTGGCGATCCTGGTCAACGTTTCCGGGGTGATATGGAACCCCCACCCGCTCACCACCTGCGCGGCAGAGGCCACCACATCCACCGTGCCGGCAGGGGCCAGCACCGCCATCGGACTGTTCATGGCGAAATAGACGCCTGGGTCGATAACACAGGCTGCCACCAACGCCATGATGGCAACAAAGGACTCCATCAGC
This region of Cedecea lapagei genomic DNA includes:
- the ivbL gene encoding ilvB operon leader peptide IvbL: MTHSLQTSTLLVTALPAAVVVVRVVVVVGNAP
- a CDS encoding YbdD/YjiX family protein; translated protein: MFDNLAKAGKYLGQAAKLMIGVPDYDNYVQHMRQTHPEQTPMTYEEFFRERQDARYGGKGGARCC